A single window of Candidatus Falkowbacteria bacterium DNA harbors:
- a CDS encoding ABC transporter ATP-binding protein, whose amino-acid sequence MKSMIECKNINKIYKNGGGETHVLKNVSFKIEKGEFVAITGPSGSGKSTLMHIIGALDSPTSGEYFLDDQDVSKLTDDQLADIRGHKIGFVFQSFNLLSRATVLRNVMLPLVYAEIPLAERESRAKAALAAAGLDEDRWRHLSNQLSGGQMQRVAIARALVNSPSIILADEPTGNLDTKTGQVVLDTFEKLNKEEGHTIILITHEYDVAQHAHRIIVLRDGEIVEDKRNK is encoded by the coding sequence CTGAAAAGCATGATCGAATGCAAGAATATCAATAAGATATACAAGAATGGCGGAGGCGAAACCCATGTCCTGAAGAACGTCTCATTCAAGATAGAAAAGGGAGAATTCGTGGCCATAACCGGACCTTCCGGTTCGGGCAAATCGACCTTGATGCACATCATCGGGGCGCTTGATAGCCCGACCAGCGGCGAGTATTTTCTCGATGACCAGGACGTGTCCAAATTGACCGACGACCAGTTAGCTGACATCAGGGGGCACAAGATAGGCTTCGTTTTTCAGTCGTTCAACCTTTTGTCGCGCGCTACGGTACTTAGGAATGTGATGCTGCCTCTGGTCTATGCCGAAATCCCTCTTGCTGAACGCGAGTCGCGAGCTAAGGCCGCCTTGGCGGCTGCCGGACTCGATGAAGACCGCTGGCGTCATTTGTCCAATCAGCTTTCCGGCGGTCAGATGCAGCGCGTAGCGATCGCTCGGGCATTAGTTAATAGTCCTTCCATAATCTTGGCCGACGAGCCGACCGGCAATCTTGATACTAAGACCGGGCAGGTAGTGCTTGATACTTTTGAAAAATTGAACAAGGAAGAAGGACACACGATCATCCTGATTACCCATGAATACGACGTAGCCCAGCACGCTCATCGTATCATCGTACTGCGTGACGGCGAGATAGTTGAAGATAAACGAAATAAATAA
- a CDS encoding biotin/lipoyl-binding protein, with translation MTEKIITYLKSHKKKLVLSILLLGGGYYWYQSSQTKSVPTQYVLGKAFRGDLVVSITGTGQVEALSQIDIKPKSTANVVAVLAKEKQAVKAGDAIMQLDNKELKNQASQAKNSVDSARASLNLKIAGPTREDLAVSQKSVDSAKLSYDSAKTSFEYTKQTAEQALKKAQQQYDSAKVQYQNSLSGQPVTDNSNSQALENAYDNAKNSVSSAMLSLRSALVSADSVLGIDRTATFPDKTLLGVMNSQTMSDSQTSYLVAKESLAALDARYQSVSISWNRAQEEELLDMTMDTLQKMKILEHNVYQLLLNTITASSLSQATLDSYRQAASSQESSMLSALNSTQSSKQSITNAKLNFSSSDLSSKNSAASAKSAWESAQSAYDQAQLDNKKTLDSAQTDLASKKLSYENSQAQYALKVAKPRPEDLASLRAQLSQAENSYSLALENLAEAKIVSPIDGVIAKIALKVGDEAVPATAVATVITQSQVASITLNEVDAARVKTGQKAMLTFSAIDGLSISGVVGSVDTIGTVSQGVVSYGVKIVFDTQDERVKPGMSVSASVITDRKSGAVMVANSAIKSDGNSSYIEILSGADATAADTGTPITSPNLPERKTVQIGLANDTETEITQGLNDGDVVILSTVSSAAKTTTSPTNTRGGFGVFGGGSRN, from the coding sequence ATGACAGAAAAAATTATCACTTATCTTAAATCACATAAGAAGAAGCTTGTTCTCTCGATTTTGCTGTTGGGCGGCGGTTATTATTGGTATCAGTCCAGCCAGACTAAGAGCGTCCCTACTCAATACGTTTTAGGCAAAGCATTTCGCGGCGACTTGGTGGTTTCGATCACTGGTACCGGTCAGGTAGAGGCTTTGAGTCAGATCGATATCAAACCCAAGAGTACGGCCAATGTAGTGGCCGTCTTGGCTAAGGAAAAGCAGGCGGTAAAGGCTGGCGATGCCATAATGCAACTCGATAATAAAGAACTTAAAAATCAAGCCAGCCAGGCCAAGAATAGCGTCGATTCGGCTCGTGCGAGTTTGAATCTGAAAATTGCCGGACCGACCAGGGAAGATTTGGCTGTGTCGCAGAAGTCGGTCGATTCGGCCAAGCTCTCTTATGATTCGGCCAAGACTTCGTTCGAATACACCAAGCAGACGGCCGAGCAAGCGCTGAAAAAGGCCCAGCAGCAGTACGATAGCGCCAAGGTGCAGTATCAGAATTCACTGTCCGGCCAGCCGGTGACCGACAACAGCAATAGCCAGGCGCTGGAAAACGCTTATGATAATGCCAAGAATTCCGTCAGTTCGGCCATGCTAAGTTTGCGCTCTGCTCTGGTGTCGGCCGACAGCGTCTTGGGGATAGATCGCACCGCTACTTTTCCTGACAAGACCCTGCTTGGCGTCATGAATTCGCAGACCATGTCTGATTCGCAAACGTCTTATCTCGTGGCGAAGGAGTCTTTGGCTGCCTTGGATGCCCGGTACCAATCGGTTTCGATCAGCTGGAACAGGGCCCAAGAGGAAGAATTACTCGACATGACCATGGATACTTTACAGAAGATGAAGATCTTGGAACATAATGTCTATCAACTATTATTGAATACGATTACGGCTTCCAGCCTATCGCAAGCTACGCTGGATTCATACCGGCAAGCGGCATCTTCGCAAGAATCGAGCATGCTGTCCGCTTTGAACTCGACCCAATCATCCAAACAGTCGATTACCAATGCCAAGCTGAATTTCTCTTCATCCGACCTGTCTTCAAAAAATAGCGCCGCTAGTGCCAAGTCGGCCTGGGAATCGGCACAGTCGGCCTATGACCAGGCTCAGCTGGATAACAAAAAAACCCTAGATTCGGCCCAGACAGACTTGGCCTCAAAAAAGCTTTCTTACGAGAATTCCCAGGCGCAATATGCTTTGAAAGTCGCCAAGCCTCGGCCGGAAGACCTGGCTTCGCTTAGGGCGCAGTTGTCGCAGGCCGAAAATTCTTACTCTCTAGCACTGGAAAATCTGGCAGAGGCCAAGATCGTATCGCCGATCGACGGCGTAATCGCCAAGATAGCGCTCAAGGTCGGCGATGAGGCGGTTCCAGCCACCGCCGTCGCTACGGTCATTACCCAGTCACAGGTGGCGAGCATTACTTTGAATGAAGTCGATGCCGCCAGAGTCAAGACCGGGCAGAAAGCCATGCTGACTTTCAGCGCTATTGATGGTTTGTCCATCAGCGGTGTGGTCGGAAGTGTCGATACGATCGGTACGGTTTCCCAGGGGGTTGTCAGCTATGGCGTCAAAATAGTGTTCGATACCCAGGATGAGCGGGTCAAGCCAGGCATGAGCGTGAGCGCATCGGTAATCACCGACCGAAAATCTGGCGCCGTAATGGTCGCTAATTCCGCTATAAAATCTGACGGCAACAGTTCATATATCGAGATACTGTCTGGGGCAGACGCCACAGCAGCCGACACAGGTACTCCCATAACTTCGCCCAACTTACCAGAAAGGAAAACTGTCCAGATCGGATTAGCGAATGATACCGAAACCGAAATAACCCAAGGCCTTAACGACGGCGATGTAGTCATACTGAGTACCGTCAGTTCGGCAGCTAAGACGACGACCAGCCCCACTAATACGCGAGGAGGGTTCGGCGTATTCGGAGGAGGCTCGCGTAACTGA
- a CDS encoding sigma-70 family RNA polymerase sigma factor, giving the protein MELLTDEQLITAYRNGDDPALEVLVARYLPLVYGFILRAIGNASQAEDLTQEIFLKVWRGINKYDSDKSFKTWIFTIARRTLIDYFRKKKIATVSVVAGEDGNEDIFESVASGELSALEKLEKLELEKELEEQLLKLPPEDRVLLLLYYGEKITFAEIAAMNKEPLDTVKSRHRRALIKLRKLMLNGQ; this is encoded by the coding sequence ATGGAGCTATTAACCGATGAACAACTGATAACAGCTTATAGAAATGGAGACGACCCCGCCCTGGAAGTCTTGGTGGCGCGGTATCTGCCGCTGGTTTATGGTTTCATTCTCCGTGCGATCGGCAATGCTTCTCAAGCAGAGGACCTGACCCAGGAAATTTTTTTGAAAGTCTGGCGAGGCATCAATAAATATGATTCGGATAAAAGTTTCAAGACTTGGATTTTCACAATCGCTAGACGGACCCTAATCGATTATTTCCGCAAAAAGAAAATCGCAACAGTCTCCGTGGTGGCTGGTGAAGACGGAAATGAAGATATTTTCGAATCAGTCGCCTCCGGCGAACTTTCGGCTTTGGAGAAATTGGAGAAACTTGAATTGGAAAAAGAGCTGGAGGAACAGCTGCTTAAGCTGCCGCCCGAAGACAGGGTGCTCCTGCTCCTGTATTACGGAGAGAAGATAACTTTTGCTGAGATTGCGGCGATGAATAAGGAACCATTGGATACGGTCAAAAGCCGGCATCGCCGGGCCCTGATAAAATTAAGGAAGCTCATGCTGAATGGTCAATGA
- a CDS encoding radical SAM protein, with translation MKTEIASSQKNWEDGGCLPLPLASIWITGVCQLKCRHCYEGGGRSRRNHLPIDEIILTLDRLSPFVRSFSFMGGEPLCHPEIAEICDYAKNRLGKYTLLVSNGQAFSENLVERLRGKIDCIKLGMDGMNAEHHDAVRGEGSFDKALRSWRLLTPNIPTMCKFTVNARNMTELPRIASFYQELGAKRLILNGWLRIGNGSSIWNRQFALSPAQMSSINRFVAEELKPKYSAFPISRSCSLDNGCIDHPARTYYVNRDGAVSPCIFSGSLALGNIREPSQDTGALLSLVDRQRRHYRNLHTLEPSVSLDPAKVNDPALFLPADACPH, from the coding sequence ATGAAAACCGAGATAGCTTCATCGCAAAAGAATTGGGAAGATGGCGGGTGTTTGCCCTTGCCGCTAGCCAGCATCTGGATTACCGGCGTCTGCCAGCTCAAATGCCGCCACTGCTATGAAGGAGGCGGCCGGAGCCGGAGGAACCACCTGCCTATCGATGAGATCATCCTTACGCTGGACCGACTCTCGCCTTTCGTCAGGTCGTTCTCTTTCATGGGCGGCGAACCGCTGTGCCATCCCGAGATCGCGGAAATCTGTGACTATGCCAAAAACCGGCTCGGAAAGTACACTCTGCTAGTCAGCAACGGTCAAGCGTTTTCCGAAAACCTGGTCGAGCGGCTGCGAGGGAAAATCGATTGCATCAAGCTCGGCATGGATGGCATGAACGCCGAACATCATGACGCTGTAAGGGGCGAAGGCAGCTTTGACAAAGCCTTGCGCTCCTGGCGGCTGCTAACCCCTAACATCCCGACAATGTGTAAATTCACGGTCAATGCGCGAAATATGACAGAGTTGCCCCGAATCGCCAGCTTTTACCAAGAATTGGGCGCCAAAAGACTGATACTCAACGGCTGGCTCCGGATCGGAAACGGGTCGTCCATATGGAATCGCCAGTTCGCCCTGTCACCTGCCCAAATGTCATCGATAAACCGATTCGTTGCCGAGGAACTCAAGCCGAAATACAGCGCTTTTCCCATCTCCCGCTCCTGCTCGCTCGATAACGGCTGCATTGACCATCCCGCCAGGACTTATTACGTCAACCGCGATGGCGCGGTCTCGCCTTGCATCTTTTCCGGCAGTCTAGCGCTCGGCAACATCCGCGAGCCAAGCCAAGACACCGGCGCCCTGCTGTCTCTCGTAGACCGCCAGCGCCGCCATTACCGCAACCTACACACTCTCGAGCCGTCTGTCTCGCTGGACCCTGCCAAAGTCAACGACCCCGCGCTCTTCCTGCCCGCAGATGCATGCCCTCATTAA
- a CDS encoding radical SAM protein — translation MNTKAPIIQQHELTSKCNNNCRFCYNPERCWQSIAAPRNEDSERNLEVARISIAKGVMAACPTGGEPLLAGDNLINVLKIYRQAGCYTSINTNGRLITRERAERLSDHGLNSALISLHGVGKLHDSMVGEAGAFTETLAGMANLADSGVRVMPNFVATAQNLHGLDAVARLLLDRGFSAMTVTPFLPSWAAPEHEQFILQAEHYRRYFQVVKKIASIGMKIDSTLPIPPCVLIKFFPNDWQSHLIALSPRVCMAGKSFGVVSPDGRFRACIQAPYLDDYGGDVMKNYDDSWSKANGWAEHKLLPQECLDCAALPVCGGGCRTSCLWENQGLPEGKTMYMGRPLSDDEAQPFIERMIVETISEVAPYEWNARIMSRQESWGTIVFNPGNQSFCLLSPILAGYMMAPSLDFQDQHTTQVLLAVGAIKRSSAHNTETVMAPAEANVLSANSILPRLAGNLQNSLQARQLRADTGERLFF, via the coding sequence ATGAACACGAAAGCCCCGATCATCCAACAGCATGAGCTGACCAGTAAGTGCAACAACAATTGCCGCTTCTGCTACAACCCGGAACGATGCTGGCAATCGATCGCCGCACCCAGAAATGAAGACAGTGAACGCAATCTTGAAGTGGCCCGAATCTCGATTGCCAAGGGCGTGATGGCTGCCTGCCCGACTGGCGGCGAGCCGCTGCTGGCAGGTGACAATCTCATTAATGTCTTGAAGATCTATCGTCAGGCCGGCTGCTACACCAGCATCAACACCAATGGACGATTAATCACACGTGAGCGGGCCGAACGCCTGTCCGATCATGGCTTGAACTCAGCCCTGATATCACTGCATGGCGTCGGCAAGCTGCACGACTCGATGGTCGGCGAAGCGGGTGCCTTTACGGAAACCCTCGCCGGTATGGCCAACCTCGCCGACTCTGGCGTCCGCGTCATGCCCAACTTCGTGGCCACGGCACAAAATCTGCACGGTCTCGATGCCGTCGCCCGTCTGCTGCTCGATCGCGGCTTCAGCGCCATGACCGTTACGCCTTTTCTGCCATCCTGGGCTGCCCCGGAGCATGAACAATTCATCCTGCAGGCCGAACACTACCGCCGGTATTTCCAGGTTGTGAAGAAAATCGCTTCGATCGGCATGAAAATCGACTCTACCTTGCCTATACCGCCCTGCGTCCTAATCAAATTTTTCCCCAATGACTGGCAATCGCACCTGATCGCCCTGTCGCCCCGGGTCTGCATGGCCGGCAAATCATTCGGAGTGGTTTCGCCAGACGGGCGCTTCCGCGCCTGCATCCAAGCGCCTTATCTCGACGACTATGGCGGCGATGTGATGAAGAATTACGATGACAGCTGGAGCAAGGCCAATGGCTGGGCTGAACACAAGCTTTTGCCCCAAGAATGCCTTGACTGCGCCGCTCTCCCGGTCTGCGGTGGCGGCTGCCGCACGAGCTGCCTCTGGGAAAACCAAGGCTTGCCGGAAGGCAAAACCATGTATATGGGCCGGCCTCTTTCCGACGATGAGGCGCAACCATTCATCGAAAGGATGATAGTCGAAACGATTTCCGAAGTGGCGCCATACGAATGGAATGCCAGGATAATGTCCCGGCAAGAAAGCTGGGGCACCATCGTCTTCAATCCCGGCAACCAATCATTTTGCCTGCTGTCTCCAATCCTTGCTGGATACATGATGGCGCCTTCGCTGGATTTTCAAGACCAGCACACCACCCAGGTTCTCCTGGCCGTAGGCGCTATCAAACGCTCATCGGCACATAACACTGAAACCGTAATGGCACCAGCCGAGGCCAACGTCTTGTCTGCCAACTCGATTCTCCCTCGCCTGGCAGGAAACCTTCAAAACTCCTTGCAAGCACGGCAGCTAAGAGCTGACACCGGAGAACGCTTGTTCTTTTGA
- a CDS encoding SRPBCC domain-containing protein, whose product MSRLFIEKSVEIDASAGKVWKVLTMPEYTDKWTPGFSSDIRVESDWQLGSPVLWKSATGKVEVEGNVTKVIPEKILQFTVFDVDMGRMPVTDDDGILFELSEQESKTTLKLRHGDFAVLAEAEKYYSMTLESWEIILPKIKELAEAMP is encoded by the coding sequence ATGAGCAGATTATTCATTGAAAAATCGGTTGAAATAGATGCTTCTGCTGGCAAGGTTTGGAAAGTGCTTACTATGCCGGAATATACGGACAAGTGGACGCCAGGATTTTCGAGCGACATCCGAGTCGAATCGGATTGGCAGCTGGGCAGCCCTGTCCTTTGGAAAAGCGCGACAGGGAAAGTGGAAGTCGAAGGCAATGTAACGAAAGTCATCCCGGAAAAGATACTACAATTCACGGTCTTCGATGTTGATATGGGCAGAATGCCGGTAACTGATGATGATGGGATATTGTTTGAGCTCTCTGAGCAAGAGAGCAAGACGACGCTTAAGCTCAGGCATGGCGACTTCGCCGTACTGGCCGAGGCGGAAAAGTATTACAGCATGACGCTCGAGTCTTGGGAGATAATCCTGCCGAAAATCAAGGAACTGGCCGAGGCGATGCCATAA
- a CDS encoding VOC family protein, protein MIKMNPYLNFAGNAEEAFNFYKAVFGGEFSMIQRFKETPDASKFPSEVQDKLMHVALRIGDSTLMATDSLESMGQKLAVGNNFSLSLSVGSDAEADQLLAKLSQGGKIDMPLEKVFWGSYFGMLTDKFGIQWMISHDPNYPR, encoded by the coding sequence ATGATTAAGATGAATCCTTATTTGAATTTCGCCGGCAATGCCGAAGAAGCCTTTAATTTTTACAAAGCCGTCTTTGGCGGAGAGTTCTCGATGATCCAGAGATTCAAAGAAACCCCAGACGCATCGAAATTTCCGAGCGAAGTACAGGACAAGCTGATGCATGTGGCCTTAAGAATCGGAGACAGCACCCTTATGGCAACAGACTCCTTGGAGTCGATGGGGCAGAAGCTGGCAGTCGGAAATAATTTTTCGCTTTCGCTCAGTGTCGGCAGCGACGCTGAGGCTGATCAGCTGCTCGCCAAACTGTCCCAGGGCGGGAAAATAGATATGCCTCTCGAAAAAGTATTCTGGGGCTCCTACTTCGGAATGCTGACTGACAAATTCGGCATCCAGTGGATGATCAGCCACGACCCCAATTATCCACGATAA
- a CDS encoding DUF1697 domain-containing protein, which produces MQKYVALLRGINVGGNKKVPMPELRKIFEDSGYLNVSTYINSGNVIFETDRQGAERLAKELETLLKKAFGFDIKCIMRDKKNILNLRRKIPSDWENDTEQRTDILFLSEEFNNRKSLDLIVRTTGVDNLIYISGAIVWNMRRENYSKSSMKKFIGTILYKNMTARNLNTVRKLADLMR; this is translated from the coding sequence ATGCAAAAATACGTGGCCCTTCTCCGCGGAATAAACGTCGGAGGAAACAAAAAAGTCCCGATGCCTGAACTCAGAAAAATTTTTGAGGATTCGGGCTACCTTAATGTATCCACCTACATCAACAGCGGAAACGTCATATTCGAGACGGACCGCCAGGGTGCCGAACGCCTGGCAAAAGAATTAGAGACTCTCCTCAAAAAAGCGTTCGGCTTCGACATCAAGTGCATTATGAGGGACAAAAAGAACATCCTGAACCTTCGTCGTAAAATACCATCCGATTGGGAAAACGATACCGAGCAGAGGACTGACATTTTATTCTTGAGTGAAGAATTCAATAACAGAAAATCCCTTGACCTGATTGTCCGTACCACGGGCGTAGACAATCTGATATACATATCCGGAGCAATCGTTTGGAATATGAGGAGAGAAAATTATTCGAAGAGCAGCATGAAAAAATTCATCGGCACTATACTGTACAAAAACATGACCGCCAGGAACCTGAACACGGTCAGAAAACTTGCCGATCTCATGAGATAA
- a CDS encoding NUDIX hydrolase, translating into MTQTFMELKNNEQCSHCGRFANRGVSIDAIIVKDDSILLIKRGANPFKDYWALPGGYVEWDESAEDAVKREVKEELGLSVSKVSLVGAYSNPSRHPKQVINLAYSVEASGQPRPGDDAAGLAWYKLNELPADLAFDHKLIIEEFLNKNGKAKS; encoded by the coding sequence ATGACACAAACATTTATGGAATTAAAAAACAATGAACAGTGTTCCCATTGTGGAAGATTTGCAAATAGGGGCGTCTCAATTGATGCGATTATCGTTAAAGATGATTCGATTTTGTTAATCAAGCGCGGAGCGAACCCATTCAAAGATTATTGGGCTCTCCCAGGCGGCTATGTTGAATGGGATGAATCTGCTGAAGATGCGGTGAAAAGGGAGGTTAAAGAAGAACTAGGTTTGAGCGTTAGCAAGGTCAGTTTAGTCGGAGCGTATAGTAATCCAAGCCGGCATCCCAAGCAGGTAATTAATTTGGCTTATTCAGTTGAAGCTTCGGGCCAACCTAGGCCCGGAGACGATGCCGCCGGCTTAGCTTGGTATAAACTAAATGAGTTGCCCGCCGATTTGGCTTTTGACCACAAATTGATTATTGAGGAATTTTTGAATAAAAATGGAAAAGCTAAGTCATAA
- a CDS encoding HAD-IA family hydrolase: MSNIYFNNMNFKAIGFDYGGVIAGIPSSEFNRRILELLDVPHEVYRSVYFANNHLLNHDKLSKNDFWAKILNELGRSEKIDNLLNFLESLNTHQINSDVLDLAKQLKAKGYKIGILSNNTAEGVEKMREAGLMEIFDAVAVSTEIGFIKPDPRAFDVLIGQLGILAGELVFIDDTAKSLESSDAVGFYPIKYNNFPELVASLAEVGII, from the coding sequence TTGAGTAATATTTATTTCAATAACATGAATTTTAAAGCAATCGGTTTTGATTACGGGGGAGTTATTGCTGGCATTCCGAGCTCAGAGTTTAATCGCCGCATTCTCGAGCTTTTGGATGTGCCCCACGAAGTTTATAGGTCGGTTTATTTTGCAAATAACCATCTGTTAAATCACGATAAACTTTCGAAGAATGATTTTTGGGCTAAGATTTTGAATGAGTTGGGCAGATCGGAAAAAATAGATAATTTGTTGAACTTTCTTGAATCGCTGAACACGCACCAGATTAATAGCGATGTTCTGGATTTGGCAAAGCAACTTAAGGCTAAGGGGTATAAGATCGGCATTTTGAGCAATAATACGGCCGAGGGAGTTGAAAAGATGAGGGAGGCAGGCCTGATGGAGATATTTGATGCGGTGGCCGTCTCAACGGAAATCGGTTTCATAAAGCCGGACCCCAGGGCCTTCGATGTTCTTATTGGTCAGCTGGGGATTTTAGCGGGAGAGCTTGTTTTTATCGATGATACCGCCAAAAGTCTAGAATCATCTGATGCCGTCGGTTTTTATCCAATTAAGTATAATAATTTTCCCGAGCTAGTCGCCAGTCTTGCCGAAGTTGGGATTATTTAA
- a CDS encoding DUF2975 domain-containing protein, with translation MKKGSTIFLQAVIVLIGIVALAIIIRLPLSEGRAANLDLFSIYTDPFIIYGYLSSSAFFIALYQAFKLLGYIGQNKVFSLNSVKALRNIKYCAIVLSVLIVLAALYIKIFHAKDDDPAGFLALCIVTTFISAVIATAAAVFEKTLQSAVDIKSENDLTV, from the coding sequence ATGAAAAAAGGCTCAACTATTTTTCTTCAGGCAGTCATCGTGCTCATCGGCATCGTGGCGCTAGCCATTATAATCCGGCTTCCCTTGAGTGAGGGGAGGGCTGCAAACTTAGACCTGTTCAGTATTTACACTGATCCGTTCATTATATATGGATACCTGTCGTCTAGCGCATTTTTTATCGCCCTGTATCAGGCGTTCAAACTACTCGGATATATCGGACAAAATAAAGTATTCTCGCTAAACTCCGTAAAGGCTTTAAGGAATATAAAATATTGCGCGATCGTACTAAGCGTTTTGATTGTGCTAGCAGCGCTATATATCAAGATATTCCACGCTAAAGATGACGATCCGGCGGGTTTTCTTGCCCTATGTATTGTGACTACTTTCATCTCTGCAGTAATCGCCACTGCGGCGGCTGTGTTTGAAAAAACTTTGCAAAGCGCCGTCGACATCAAGTCGGAGAATGATTTAACCGTTTAA
- a CDS encoding helix-turn-helix transcriptional regulator: protein MAIIINIDVMLAKRKMSVTELAEKVGITMANISILKNGKAKAIRLSTLEAICEALDCQPGDILEHKK, encoded by the coding sequence ATGGCTATAATAATTAACATCGATGTGATGCTAGCAAAAAGAAAGATGAGCGTCACCGAGCTTGCAGAGAAAGTCGGCATCACCATGGCCAATATCTCCATATTGAAAAATGGCAAGGCAAAAGCAATCCGACTATCAACCCTGGAGGCCATTTGCGAAGCTTTGGATTGCCAGCCTGGAGACATTTTGGAACATAAAAAGTAA
- a CDS encoding DUF1761 domain-containing protein, whose product MGTIILVGVAGAVISAITGTLWYMDSTPMGKWHMQYLGFDKLSSEEKQKLIAEAKPKMWKSYSAQTILSLLTSLFIAFVTSYTIQNGGPANAVFFYVITIWIAFTVPMIGQNILWGKSEGSLAWKRFFSDSSYNLVTFLIIAFVATLIIK is encoded by the coding sequence ATGGGAACAATCATTTTAGTAGGCGTTGCGGGCGCCGTAATCAGCGCCATCACGGGAACTCTTTGGTACATGGACTCAACGCCGATGGGTAAGTGGCATATGCAGTATTTGGGTTTCGATAAGTTATCAAGCGAAGAAAAGCAGAAGTTGATTGCCGAGGCTAAGCCGAAAATGTGGAAAAGCTATTCGGCGCAGACGATCTTATCGCTTCTCACCTCTTTGTTCATCGCTTTTGTGACGAGTTATACGATTCAGAATGGCGGGCCAGCCAATGCCGTTTTCTTCTATGTGATAACGATTTGGATAGCATTCACGGTGCCGATGATTGGACAGAATATCCTTTGGGGAAAATCAGAAGGCAGCCTTGCTTGGAAAAGATTTTTTTCAGACAGTTCATACAACCTGGTCACATTTCTGATTATCGCGTTTGTCGCCACCCTTATAATCAAATAG